A DNA window from Micromonospora inyonensis contains the following coding sequences:
- a CDS encoding non-ribosomal peptide synthetase, whose protein sequence is MLPLVDLSQREIDAVVATVPGGAPNVQDIYPLAPMQEGILFHHLTARDSDPHLVTSLIGFADRDRLDRYRAALEAVIARHDILRTGIVWQGVNEPVQVVWRRVPLLVEEVTLDPAGGDPGRQLREHFDRRYGRLPLDHAPLLLVVARDPHDGRWLALELIHHIIDDTSLKKLNAEIQAHLAGQADRLPPPLPFRDFVARIRRGVDRAAQEAFFRGMLADVDAPTAPFGLLDIHGDVRVMRDARVRVDAGLSRRLRDRAQALQVSVTSLFHVAWAQVLARASGRRDVVFGTVLFGRMQGGVGSDQMLGPFINTLPVRVTLGGTGAADAVRRTHETLTELIRHENAPPALAQSCSGVAPPAPLFTALLNYRHAAVLAKPETTATVGADDLTYLAAEERGNYPLALDVDDLGDDFVLTVAATAEIPADRVCAMVERALETLAEALERAPGAAAGRLDVLPPAERRRLLADGNDSTVAYPPGRCVHHLVETQAARDPYAVALVLDDEELTYGELNARANRLAHHLRDRGVGPDRVVAICVERSLDTVVTLLAVLKAGGAYLPLDPAYPVDRLAHMLADSAPVAALTHGPARDRLHAALAGTDTPVVDLDLDAAAWADLPATGPVVADLAPHHLAYVIYTSGTSGAANGVLVEHRQLVAVAAAWERLFDLRPGLTHLQMASFSFDVFTADVVRALGFGGRLVLCPRPLLLDSPGLYALLRRHDVDFADFVPAVLNPLMAYLDAVGGTLAGLETVVCGSDAWTAANAVQLRTLCGPRVRIVNAYGVTEAAVDSTCHLLPADAADVVRLPIGRPLPNVRVYLLDAAGEPVPVGVVGEIWIGGAGVARGYLNRPELTAQRFTASPFVPGDRLYRTGDLGRRLPDGQVEFLGRDDFQVKIRGFRVELGEIEARLAACPGVREAVVVARPDTSGHQRLIAYHLAAAGQPATAAELRDRLAAELPEYMVPAAYVHLAAWPLTPNGKLDRAALPAPDGEAFGQRGYAEPVGLLETMVAGIWAEVLGVERVGRHDDFFALGGHSLLAMRLVSKIRQALGWEVSPAAVFAAPVLSTFVARLTPDGRDVLPPIRPVDRAGALELSFAQQRLWFLERLGRVSLAYHLPLTLQLDGWLDRDALTSALDALVARHEALRTRFVTNGADAYQYIDPPDVGLTLHTYDLTGRTDAGNRLAQIRDEEAATPFDLTTGPLIRGRLVTLAPDRHILLLTMHHIAADGWSMGVLTRDLSTLYTAFHQHQPNPLPPLAVQYADYATWQRQWLSDTTLTRQKTYWRHTLTDAPTLLELPTDRPRPAEQDHHGAHLPVEFDTDLTAALHTLTHHTGGTLFMTLLTGWSIVLSRLAAQHDLVIGIPTANRRRTELEDLIGFFVNTLALRVNLDGDPTVTQLLHRVRDLSLAALEHQDLPFEQVVEIVNPTRNLAHAPLFQVMFAWQNNEENDLDLPGIDVTTLPTAHPSAMFDLNLSLTEHDGRITGTFEYATALFDRTTAHQHTRYLHHVLTQMAEQPDQPISELSLMDGRQRQRLVRQGSTSPVAQGIRARFEDRAAANPEAIAVTFKGRSLPYGDLNTRANQLAHHLRDLGVGPDSLVAVCLRRSPNLIVALLAILKAGGAYLPLDPAYPAPRLAYMLDDSAPVLLLTDADTATVTEVAGALPAVNLATDGERWAGQPTDDPSPVAGPDHLAYVLYTSGSTGRPKGVAQTWRCLDNLIDWQLRYAAPGSPAPERVLQFASISFDMSAHEIWSTLCQGGTLVLIDEEQARDLGGLRRLIAEQGVRRAFLPTAVLHQLAGLTTDEPPLASGCEIVTSGEALRIDDSVRALLVGLGGGYLYNHYGPTETHVVSQYALATADAASWPALPPIGRPIANARFYVLDDRLDPVPDGVLGELWIGGIALARGYLNRPALTAERFRPDPYAGPGERMYRSGDLVRRRADGVIDFVGRADDQVKVRGFRVEPGEIESALRDVPGVREAAVLLREDSPGDPHLVGYLVGDATAEAARDHLRLRLPQYMVPTRWTVLDRLPLTANGKLDRRALPAPDQADDAAYVAPRDGREAELAAIWAEVLRRDRVGAYDNFFALGGHSLLASRLVHAVNQRMSAQLSLRTLFRTPVLADLAAELARHDAPAAVAFASLTPDPAARHEPFPLTDICTGDSTNNG, encoded by the coding sequence ATGCTGCCGCTGGTCGACCTGAGCCAGCGGGAGATCGACGCGGTCGTCGCCACGGTCCCCGGCGGGGCGCCGAACGTCCAGGACATCTATCCCCTGGCCCCGATGCAGGAAGGGATCCTGTTCCACCACCTGACGGCCCGCGACAGTGACCCGCACCTGGTCACCAGCCTGATCGGCTTCGCCGACCGGGACCGGCTCGACCGCTACCGGGCCGCGCTGGAGGCCGTGATCGCCCGGCACGACATCCTGCGCACCGGGATCGTCTGGCAGGGCGTCAACGAGCCGGTCCAGGTGGTGTGGCGGCGGGTGCCCCTGCTGGTGGAGGAGGTCACGCTCGACCCGGCGGGCGGCGACCCGGGCCGGCAGCTGCGCGAACACTTCGATCGGCGGTACGGCCGCCTGCCCCTGGACCATGCCCCCCTGCTGCTGGTGGTCGCCCGCGACCCGCACGACGGCAGGTGGCTCGCCCTGGAGCTGATCCACCACATCATCGACGACACCTCGCTCAAGAAGCTCAACGCCGAGATCCAGGCACACCTGGCCGGTCAGGCCGACCGGTTGCCGCCACCGCTGCCGTTCCGCGACTTCGTCGCCCGGATCCGGCGCGGCGTCGACCGGGCGGCGCAGGAGGCGTTCTTCCGCGGGATGCTCGCCGACGTCGACGCACCGACCGCGCCCTTCGGCCTGCTCGACATCCACGGCGACGTCCGCGTCATGCGCGACGCCCGGGTACGCGTCGACGCCGGCCTGTCGCGGCGGCTGCGCGACCGGGCGCAGGCCCTCCAGGTCAGCGTGACCAGTCTCTTCCACGTCGCCTGGGCGCAGGTGCTGGCCCGGGCCAGCGGCCGCCGGGACGTGGTGTTCGGCACCGTGCTGTTCGGCCGGATGCAGGGCGGCGTCGGCAGCGACCAGATGCTCGGGCCGTTCATCAACACCCTCCCGGTGCGGGTCACCCTCGGCGGGACCGGCGCCGCGGACGCCGTGCGGCGCACCCACGAGACGCTGACGGAGCTGATCCGGCACGAGAACGCGCCGCCGGCGCTGGCCCAGTCGTGCAGCGGGGTGGCACCGCCCGCGCCGCTGTTCACCGCCCTGCTGAACTACCGGCACGCCGCGGTGCTGGCCAAGCCCGAGACCACGGCGACGGTCGGCGCGGACGACCTGACCTACCTGGCCGCCGAGGAGCGCGGCAACTACCCCCTCGCCCTGGACGTCGACGACCTGGGCGACGACTTCGTCCTGACGGTCGCCGCCACGGCCGAGATTCCGGCCGACCGCGTCTGCGCGATGGTCGAGCGGGCGCTGGAGACCCTGGCCGAGGCGCTGGAGCGGGCACCGGGCGCGGCGGCGGGCCGGCTCGACGTCCTGCCGCCCGCCGAGCGGCGCCGGCTGCTGGCGGACGGCAACGATTCGACCGTGGCGTACCCGCCGGGGCGGTGCGTGCACCACCTCGTCGAAACCCAGGCGGCGCGGGACCCGTACGCTGTGGCGCTCGTCCTCGACGACGAAGAGCTGACGTACGGCGAGTTGAACGCGCGGGCCAACCGGCTGGCGCACCACCTGCGCGACCGCGGCGTCGGCCCCGACCGGGTGGTCGCGATCTGCGTCGAGCGCTCGCTGGACACGGTGGTGACCCTGCTCGCGGTCCTCAAGGCCGGCGGCGCGTACCTGCCGTTGGACCCGGCCTACCCGGTCGACCGGCTCGCCCACATGCTGGCCGACAGCGCGCCCGTCGCGGCGCTGACCCACGGCCCGGCCCGCGACCGGCTGCACGCCGCGCTGGCCGGGACCGACACCCCCGTCGTCGACCTCGACCTCGACGCGGCGGCCTGGGCGGACCTGCCGGCGACCGGCCCGGTCGTCGCCGACCTGGCCCCGCACCACCTGGCGTATGTGATCTACACGTCCGGCACCTCCGGCGCCGCCAACGGGGTACTGGTGGAGCACCGACAGCTGGTGGCGGTCGCCGCCGCCTGGGAGCGCCTGTTCGACCTGCGCCCCGGCCTGACGCACCTGCAGATGGCCAGCTTCTCCTTCGACGTGTTCACCGCCGACGTGGTGCGCGCGCTGGGCTTCGGCGGGCGGCTCGTGCTCTGCCCGCGCCCGCTGCTGCTGGACAGCCCGGGCCTGTACGCGCTGCTGCGCCGGCACGACGTCGATTTCGCCGACTTCGTGCCGGCGGTGCTCAACCCGCTGATGGCGTACCTGGACGCCGTCGGCGGAACCCTCGCCGGCCTGGAGACGGTGGTCTGCGGCTCCGACGCGTGGACGGCGGCGAACGCCGTCCAGCTGCGGACGCTGTGCGGCCCGCGGGTGCGGATCGTCAACGCGTACGGCGTGACCGAGGCCGCCGTCGACAGCACCTGCCACCTGCTCCCCGCCGATGCGGCCGACGTGGTGCGCCTGCCGATCGGCCGGCCGCTGCCCAACGTGCGGGTCTACCTGCTCGACGCGGCCGGCGAGCCGGTGCCGGTCGGGGTGGTCGGCGAGATCTGGATCGGCGGCGCGGGCGTGGCGCGCGGCTACCTGAACCGGCCCGAACTGACCGCACAGCGCTTCACCGCCAGCCCGTTCGTGCCGGGTGACCGGCTCTACCGGACCGGTGACCTGGGCCGCCGGTTGCCGGACGGGCAGGTCGAGTTCCTCGGCCGGGACGACTTCCAGGTGAAGATCCGCGGCTTCCGGGTGGAACTCGGCGAGATCGAGGCCCGGCTGGCCGCCTGCCCGGGCGTCCGCGAGGCCGTCGTCGTCGCCCGCCCCGACACCAGCGGCCACCAGCGGCTCATCGCCTATCACCTGGCCGCCGCCGGGCAGCCGGCGACCGCCGCCGAGCTGCGCGACCGGCTCGCCGCCGAGCTGCCCGAGTACATGGTGCCCGCGGCGTACGTCCACCTCGCCGCGTGGCCGCTGACGCCCAACGGCAAGCTCGACCGGGCGGCCCTGCCGGCGCCGGACGGGGAGGCGTTCGGCCAGCGCGGCTACGCCGAACCGGTGGGCCTGTTGGAGACGATGGTCGCCGGGATCTGGGCGGAGGTGCTGGGCGTCGAGCGGGTCGGCCGCCACGACGACTTCTTCGCCCTGGGCGGCCACTCGCTGCTCGCCATGCGCCTGGTGTCGAAAATCCGGCAGGCGCTGGGCTGGGAGGTGTCGCCAGCGGCGGTCTTCGCGGCACCGGTGCTGTCCACGTTCGTCGCTCGGCTGACGCCGGACGGCCGGGACGTGCTGCCGCCGATCCGCCCGGTCGACCGCGCCGGGGCGCTGGAGCTGTCGTTCGCGCAGCAGCGGTTGTGGTTCCTGGAACGCCTGGGCAGGGTCAGCCTGGCCTACCACCTGCCACTGACACTCCAACTGGACGGCTGGCTCGACCGCGACGCCCTCACCTCCGCCCTGGACGCCCTCGTCGCCCGCCACGAAGCCCTCCGCACCCGCTTCGTCACCAACGGCGCCGACGCCTACCAATACATCGACCCACCCGACGTCGGCCTCACCCTCCACACCTACGACCTCACCGGCCGCACCGACGCCGGCAACCGTCTGGCCCAGATCCGGGACGAAGAAGCCGCCACCCCGTTCGACCTCACCACCGGCCCCCTCATCCGCGGCCGACTCGTCACCCTCGCCCCCGACCGACACATCCTCCTACTCACAATGCACCACATCGCTGCCGACGGCTGGTCCATGGGCGTCCTCACCCGCGACCTCAGCACCCTCTACACCGCATTCCACCAGCACCAGCCCAACCCACTGCCACCACTGGCCGTCCAATACGCCGACTACGCCACCTGGCAACGCCAATGGCTCTCCGACACCACCCTCACCCGCCAGAAAACCTACTGGCGCCACACCCTCACCGACGCCCCCACACTCCTGGAACTACCCACCGACCGGCCCCGACCCGCCGAACAGGACCACCACGGCGCCCACCTGCCCGTCGAATTCGACACCGACCTCACCGCCGCCCTGCACACCCTCACCCATCACACCGGCGGCACCCTGTTCATGACCCTCCTCACCGGCTGGTCCATCGTCCTGTCCCGCCTCGCCGCACAGCACGACCTCGTCATCGGCATCCCCACCGCCAACCGACGCCGCACCGAACTCGAAGACCTCATCGGCTTCTTCGTCAACACCCTCGCTCTCCGCGTCAACCTCGACGGGGACCCCACCGTCACCCAACTACTCCACCGCGTCCGCGACCTGTCACTGGCCGCCCTCGAACATCAGGACCTGCCCTTCGAACAGGTCGTCGAGATCGTCAACCCCACCCGCAACCTCGCCCACGCGCCCCTGTTCCAGGTCATGTTCGCCTGGCAGAACAACGAGGAAAACGACCTCGACCTGCCGGGCATCGACGTCACCACCCTGCCCACCGCCCACCCCAGCGCCATGTTCGACCTCAACCTCTCCCTCACCGAACACGACGGCCGGATCACCGGCACTTTCGAATACGCCACCGCCCTGTTCGACCGCACCACCGCCCACCAACACACCCGCTACCTCCACCACGTACTCACCCAGATGGCGGAGCAGCCCGACCAGCCCATCAGCGAACTGTCCCTGATGGATGGACGGCAGCGGCAGCGGCTGGTGCGCCAGGGCTCCACGTCGCCGGTGGCGCAGGGCATCCGGGCGCGCTTCGAGGATCGGGCGGCGGCTAACCCCGAGGCGATCGCGGTGACGTTCAAGGGACGGTCGCTGCCCTACGGCGACCTGAACACCCGCGCCAACCAACTCGCACACCACCTACGCGACCTCGGCGTCGGCCCCGACTCGCTGGTCGCGGTCTGCCTGCGCCGGTCGCCGAACCTGATCGTCGCGCTGCTGGCCATCCTCAAGGCCGGCGGCGCGTACCTGCCCCTCGACCCGGCCTACCCCGCCCCGCGGCTCGCGTACATGCTGGACGACAGCGCGCCGGTCCTCCTGCTCACCGACGCCGACACCGCGACCGTCACCGAGGTCGCCGGCGCGCTGCCTGCCGTCAACCTCGCCACGGACGGCGAACGCTGGGCCGGGCAGCCCACCGACGACCCCAGCCCGGTCGCCGGGCCCGACCACCTCGCGTACGTCCTTTACACCTCCGGCTCCACGGGCCGGCCGAAGGGCGTGGCGCAGACCTGGCGTTGCCTCGACAACCTGATCGACTGGCAGCTCCGGTACGCCGCGCCCGGCAGCCCGGCACCGGAGCGGGTGCTGCAGTTCGCCTCGATCAGCTTCGACATGTCCGCCCACGAGATCTGGAGCACCCTGTGCCAGGGCGGCACGCTGGTGCTGATCGACGAGGAACAAGCCAGGGACCTCGGCGGGCTGCGCCGCCTCATCGCCGAACAGGGCGTACGGCGCGCGTTCCTGCCGACGGCGGTGCTGCACCAGCTGGCGGGCCTGACCACGGACGAACCCCCGCTCGCGTCCGGCTGCGAGATCGTCACCTCCGGCGAGGCGCTGCGGATCGACGACAGCGTCCGCGCCCTGCTCGTGGGCCTCGGCGGCGGATACCTCTACAACCACTACGGCCCGACCGAGACGCACGTGGTCAGCCAGTACGCCCTGGCCACCGCCGACGCGGCCAGCTGGCCGGCGCTGCCGCCGATCGGCCGGCCGATCGCCAACGCGCGATTCTACGTGCTCGACGACCGGCTCGACCCGGTGCCGGACGGGGTGCTCGGCGAGCTGTGGATCGGCGGCATCGCTCTGGCTCGGGGCTACCTGAACCGGCCTGCGCTGACGGCGGAACGGTTCCGCCCCGACCCGTACGCGGGGCCGGGCGAGCGGATGTACCGCAGCGGCGACCTGGTCCGCCGCCGGGCCGACGGCGTGATCGACTTCGTCGGCCGCGCCGACGACCAGGTCAAGGTACGCGGCTTCCGGGTCGAGCCGGGCGAGATCGAGAGCGCCCTGCGGGACGTCCCCGGCGTACGCGAGGCGGCCGTCCTGTTGCGCGAGGACTCGCCCGGCGACCCGCACCTGGTCGGCTACCTGGTCGGCGACGCCACCGCCGAGGCGGCCCGCGACCACCTGCGGCTGCGGCTGCCCCAGTACATGGTGCCGACCCGCTGGACGGTGCTGGACCGGCTGCCGCTGACCGCCAACGGCAAGCTCGACCGCCGCGCCCTGCCGGCGCCGGACCAGGCGGACGACGCCGCCTACGTCGCGCCGCGCGACGGGCGGGAGGCCGAGCTGGCCGCCATCTGGGCGGAGGTGCTGCGCCGCGACCGCGTCGGGGCGTACGACAACTTCTTTGCCCTCGGCGGGCACTCGCTGCTGGCCTCGCGGCTCGTTCACGCCGTCAATCAGCGCATGTCGGCGCAGCTGTCGCTGCGTACCCTGTTCCGCACGCCGGTCCTGGCCGACCTGGCGGCCGAGCTGGCGCGGCACGACGCCCCCGCCGCCGTGGCCTTCGCGTCGCTCACCCCCGACCCCGCCGCCCGCCACGAGCCGTTCCCGCTCACCGACATCTGTACGGGGGACTCTACAAACAATGGCTGA
- a CDS encoding phytanoyl-CoA dioxygenase family protein, with protein MADVVADLDQYREQGWLMADFSLDDDLLEALREGILRVSAQRRSEVVFESGTDVVRAVHGCHMYDPFFGRIVRHPQFVQLAQAILGEDVYLYQFKINMKLPFEGAAWPWHQDFTFWHNEDGMALPKAVNLMVFIDDAHEANGPLRLIPGTHVVLEDLAGGNERRADWRSHVSADLAYTIPAEIVKQLVAERGEQILLAPAGRVCAFHPSLVHASSSNLSADRRAMMILTYNAVSNAPASPTRPEFLVNRDATPLPVEPLSEWLRSLAVCGEYRRRSL; from the coding sequence GTGGCTGACGTCGTGGCTGATCTTGACCAGTATCGGGAGCAGGGCTGGTTGATGGCCGACTTTTCGCTGGATGACGATCTCCTGGAGGCGCTGCGCGAGGGCATCCTGCGGGTGTCCGCGCAGCGGCGATCCGAGGTCGTCTTCGAGAGTGGCACCGATGTCGTTCGCGCCGTGCACGGATGTCACATGTACGATCCGTTCTTCGGTCGCATCGTCCGGCATCCGCAGTTCGTGCAACTCGCCCAGGCAATCCTCGGCGAAGACGTTTATCTGTACCAGTTCAAAATCAATATGAAGCTGCCTTTCGAGGGTGCGGCTTGGCCGTGGCACCAGGACTTCACGTTCTGGCACAACGAGGACGGGATGGCGCTACCCAAGGCTGTCAACCTGATGGTGTTCATAGACGACGCGCACGAAGCCAACGGGCCGCTGAGGCTGATTCCCGGAACACACGTCGTCCTCGAGGACTTGGCGGGCGGTAACGAGCGGCGCGCAGACTGGCGGAGCCATGTCTCCGCTGACCTCGCGTACACCATCCCGGCCGAGATCGTGAAGCAACTGGTGGCAGAGCGAGGTGAGCAGATACTTCTCGCGCCGGCCGGGAGGGTCTGTGCCTTTCATCCGAGCCTCGTCCATGCCTCGTCGAGTAACCTGTCAGCGGATCGCCGCGCGATGATGATCCTCACCTATAATGCGGTGAGCAACGCGCCTGCATCGCCGACCCGGCCCGAATTCCTGGTTAACCGAGATGCAACTCCGCTGCCTGTGGAGCCGCTGTCCGAATGGCTGCGTAGCCTTGCAGTGTGCGGCGAGTATCGCCGCCGTTCACTGTAA
- the dnaG gene encoding DNA primase: MAGRIRDEDIALVRERTSIADVISETVTLKSAGGGNLKGLCPFHDEKSPSFNVSPARNVFYCFGCGAGGDAIKFLMDADHLSFVESVERLADRAGIQLRYVEDGKPAPRLRQQQGQRQRLVAAHAAAVEFYTAQLTTAGARPAREFLAERGFDRAAAERYGCGFAPDAWDLLTKHLRQQGFSHDELVTAGLSRPARSGSLIDRFRRRLLWPIRDLSGDVIGFGARKLFADDDGPKYLNTPETPIYKKSHVLYGIDQAKREIAKQGRVVVVEGYTDVMACHLAGETTAVATCGTAFGADHIGVLRRLLLDSDDVAGEIIFTFDGDAAGQKAALRAFSDDQRFVGRTFIAVSPDNMDPCELRLAKGDLAVRDLVARREPLVDFALRHVISRYDLDTVDGRVEAMRRAAPLVAKLKDAEKRPEYVRKLAGDLGMEIEPVQRAVLAAGAAPTGREASRSAPARREPAVDSPQSMVEREALKLALQEPVLAGPMFDAVGADEYRHPVHQVVRAAVAEAGGVSSATGGAVWVGRVQDACADLAAQALVAELAVEPLRIDGEPDPRYVSITLAQLQWGSVTSRIKDLKSKIQRVNPVAHKDEYFALFGELLSLEQHARALREQAAGGL, translated from the coding sequence ATGGCTGGGCGGATCCGGGACGAGGACATCGCGCTGGTACGCGAACGCACCTCGATCGCGGACGTCATCTCCGAGACGGTGACGCTGAAGTCGGCCGGCGGCGGCAACCTCAAGGGCCTCTGCCCGTTCCACGACGAGAAGAGCCCGTCGTTCAACGTCTCGCCGGCCCGCAACGTCTTCTACTGCTTCGGCTGCGGCGCGGGCGGCGACGCGATCAAGTTCCTGATGGACGCCGACCACCTCAGCTTCGTCGAGTCGGTCGAGCGGCTCGCCGACCGCGCCGGCATCCAGCTGCGCTACGTCGAGGACGGCAAGCCCGCCCCCCGCCTCCGGCAGCAGCAGGGGCAGCGGCAGCGCCTGGTCGCCGCGCACGCCGCCGCCGTCGAGTTCTACACCGCGCAGCTCACCACCGCCGGGGCGCGTCCGGCCCGCGAGTTCCTCGCCGAGCGCGGCTTCGACCGGGCCGCCGCCGAGCGGTACGGCTGCGGCTTCGCCCCGGACGCCTGGGACCTGCTCACCAAGCACCTGCGTCAGCAGGGCTTCAGCCACGACGAGCTGGTCACCGCCGGGCTGTCCCGGCCGGCCCGCTCCGGTTCGCTGATCGACCGGTTCCGCCGCCGGCTGCTCTGGCCGATCCGGGACCTCAGCGGCGACGTGATCGGCTTCGGCGCGCGCAAGCTCTTCGCCGACGACGACGGCCCGAAGTACCTGAACACCCCCGAGACCCCGATCTACAAGAAGTCGCACGTGCTCTACGGCATCGACCAGGCCAAACGGGAGATCGCCAAGCAGGGCCGGGTGGTCGTGGTCGAGGGGTACACCGACGTGATGGCCTGCCACCTGGCCGGCGAGACGACCGCCGTGGCGACCTGCGGCACCGCGTTCGGCGCGGACCACATCGGGGTGCTGCGCCGGCTCCTGCTGGACAGCGACGACGTGGCCGGCGAGATCATCTTCACCTTCGACGGGGACGCCGCCGGGCAGAAGGCCGCGCTGCGCGCCTTCTCCGACGACCAGCGCTTCGTCGGGCGGACCTTCATCGCGGTCAGCCCGGACAACATGGACCCGTGCGAGCTGCGGCTGGCAAAGGGGGACCTGGCCGTGCGGGACCTGGTCGCCCGCCGCGAGCCGCTTGTCGACTTCGCGCTCCGGCACGTGATCAGCCGGTACGACCTGGACACCGTCGACGGCCGGGTGGAGGCGATGCGCCGCGCCGCCCCGCTGGTCGCCAAGCTCAAGGACGCCGAGAAGCGCCCGGAGTACGTCCGCAAGCTCGCCGGTGACCTCGGCATGGAGATCGAACCGGTGCAGCGGGCGGTGCTCGCCGCCGGGGCCGCCCCGACCGGCCGGGAGGCGTCGCGCTCCGCACCGGCCCGGCGGGAGCCGGCCGTGGACAGCCCGCAGTCGATGGTCGAGCGGGAGGCGCTGAAGCTGGCCCTCCAGGAGCCGGTGCTCGCCGGTCCGATGTTCGACGCGGTCGGCGCGGACGAGTACCGCCACCCGGTCCACCAGGTGGTGCGCGCGGCGGTCGCGGAGGCCGGCGGGGTGTCCTCGGCGACCGGCGGCGCGGTCTGGGTCGGCCGGGTCCAGGACGCCTGCGCCGATCTCGCCGCGCAGGCCCTCGTCGCGGAGCTGGCCGTGGAACCGCTGCGGATCGACGGCGAGCCCGACCCGAGGTACGTCTCGATCACTCTCGCCCAGTTGCAGTGGGGGTCGGTGACCAGCCGGATCAAGGACCTCAAGTCCAAGATCCAGCGGGTGAACCCGGTGGCGCACAAGGACGAGTACTTCGCGCTCTTCGGCGAGCTGCTCTCGCTGGAGCAGCACGCCCGGGCGTTGCGCGAACAGGCCGCGGGAGGACTGTAG
- a CDS encoding ABC transporter ATP-binding protein, with product MTAEVLIRARGLVKRFGDFTAVDGIDVDVPAGEAFGFLGPNGAGKSSTMRMVGCISPPSGGELRILGMDPVRDGPAIRARLGVCPQLDNLDPELTVRENLTTYARYFGIPRRVARDRAAELLDFVQLTERADSKVEPLSGGMKRRLTIARALVNEPEIVLLDEPTTGLDPQARHLVWERLFRLKQQGVTLVLTTHYMDEAEQLCDRLVVMDGGRIAAEGSPRALIERYSTREVVELRFAAESQEAFAGKLDGVGERVEVLPDRVLLYVTNGDDAVTEVHARGLTPASVLVRRSSLEDVFLRLTGRTLVD from the coding sequence GTGACGGCAGAGGTGTTGATCCGAGCCCGGGGCCTGGTGAAACGGTTCGGTGACTTCACCGCCGTGGACGGGATCGACGTCGACGTACCTGCCGGGGAGGCGTTCGGGTTCCTCGGCCCCAACGGGGCGGGCAAGTCCTCGACCATGCGGATGGTCGGCTGCATCTCCCCGCCCAGCGGCGGCGAGCTGCGTATCCTCGGCATGGACCCGGTCCGCGACGGGCCGGCGATCCGGGCCCGCCTCGGCGTCTGCCCGCAGCTGGACAACCTCGACCCGGAGCTGACCGTCCGGGAGAACCTCACCACCTACGCGCGCTACTTCGGCATCCCCCGCCGGGTGGCCCGGGACCGCGCCGCCGAGCTGCTCGACTTCGTGCAGCTCACCGAGCGGGCCGACAGCAAGGTCGAGCCGCTCTCCGGCGGCATGAAGCGCCGGCTCACCATCGCCCGCGCGCTGGTCAACGAGCCGGAGATCGTCCTGCTCGACGAGCCGACCACCGGGCTCGACCCGCAGGCCCGGCACCTGGTGTGGGAACGGCTGTTCCGGCTCAAGCAGCAGGGAGTGACCCTGGTGCTGACCACGCACTACATGGACGAGGCGGAGCAGCTCTGCGACCGCCTGGTGGTGATGGACGGCGGCCGGATCGCCGCCGAGGGGTCGCCCCGGGCGCTGATCGAGCGGTACTCCACCCGCGAGGTGGTGGAGCTGCGCTTCGCCGCCGAGTCGCAGGAGGCGTTCGCCGGCAAGCTCGACGGTGTCGGCGAACGGGTCGAGGTGCTGCCCGACCGGGTCCTGCTCTACGTCACGAACGGCGACGACGCGGTCACCGAGGTCCACGCGCGCGGGCTCACCCCGGCGAGCGTGCTGGTCCGGCGCAGCAGCCTGGAGGACGTCTTCCTCCGCCTGACCGGTCGCACCCTGGTCGACTGA
- a CDS encoding ABC transporter permease, translating to MSVTRQQARREAVRPTLPRVPALAVLSYHLVGYRRTWRASVFSSFLLPVLTVLGFGVGVGAYVDQGVDGVPYLDWILPGLVASTAFQVAVSESTWPVYGNFQWTKLYYAQSAAPLRVGDILGGHLIFVLFRVLTSAAAFLLVAAVFGAVRSGWVLLALPVVLLLGLAVAAPVFAFAGSVPGDSYLALLFRFAVIPATLFAGVFFPVESLPVGLRWLAYLTPLWHGVDLCRAATLGAAPQWSATGHLLYLAVWAVAGWVLARRVFHRTLVV from the coding sequence ATGAGCGTGACGCGGCAGCAGGCCCGCCGGGAGGCGGTCCGGCCGACCCTGCCCCGGGTGCCGGCGCTGGCGGTCCTGTCGTACCACCTGGTCGGATACCGGCGCACCTGGCGGGCGAGCGTCTTCTCGTCGTTCCTGCTGCCGGTGCTGACCGTGCTCGGCTTCGGCGTGGGCGTCGGCGCGTACGTCGACCAGGGCGTCGACGGGGTGCCGTACCTCGACTGGATCCTGCCGGGACTGGTCGCCTCGACCGCCTTCCAGGTCGCGGTCAGCGAGTCGACCTGGCCGGTGTACGGCAACTTCCAGTGGACCAAGCTCTACTACGCGCAGAGCGCCGCCCCGCTGCGGGTCGGCGACATCCTCGGCGGTCACCTGATCTTCGTCCTGTTCCGGGTGCTCACCTCCGCTGCCGCGTTCCTGCTGGTCGCGGCGGTGTTCGGGGCGGTGCGCTCCGGGTGGGTGCTGCTCGCCCTGCCGGTGGTGCTGCTGCTCGGCCTGGCGGTCGCCGCACCGGTCTTCGCGTTCGCCGGCAGCGTGCCCGGCGACAGCTACCTGGCGCTGCTGTTCCGGTTCGCGGTGATCCCGGCGACCCTCTTCGCCGGGGTCTTCTTCCCGGTCGAGTCGCTGCCGGTCGGTCTGCGCTGGCTGGCGTACCTCACCCCGCTCTGGCACGGCGTCGACCTGTGCCGGGCCGCCACGCTCGGGGCGGCCCCGCAGTGGTCGGCCACCGGGCACCTGCTGTACCTCGCGGTCTGGGCGGTGGCCGGCTGGGTGCTGGCCCGGCGCGTGTTCCACCGCACCCTCGTCGTCTAG